Proteins from a single region of Labedella gwakjiensis:
- a CDS encoding amino acid ABC transporter ATP-binding protein: protein MSPDPTDPPSTSSPIVPVLEARGLSKSFAENTVLRSVDLDLLPGRVVCLIGPSGSGKTTVLRSLNGLETPDGGTISAAGAGLEIDFSRPVTNASRNRLRDLSAMVFQQHNLFPHLTVLENVTEGPLRVQKRPRAEVLDEAHALLSRVGLAEKSGAFPAELSGGQQQRVGIVRALALRPQLLLFDEPTSALDPELVGEVLSVMKGLADEGWTMVVVTHELAFARDVADEVLFLDGGVVLERGAPSEIFTAPTEERTRRFLERLMRPF, encoded by the coding sequence ATGTCGCCTGATCCCACCGACCCTCCGTCCACCTCGTCGCCGATCGTGCCCGTCCTCGAGGCCAGAGGGCTGTCGAAGTCGTTCGCCGAGAACACCGTCCTGAGGTCCGTCGACCTCGATCTCCTGCCGGGGCGTGTGGTCTGCCTCATCGGGCCCTCGGGATCCGGGAAGACGACCGTCCTCCGCTCGCTCAACGGTCTCGAGACCCCGGACGGCGGAACGATAAGCGCGGCTGGCGCAGGTCTCGAGATCGACTTCTCCCGCCCCGTCACGAACGCCTCACGCAACCGGCTGCGTGACCTCTCCGCGATGGTCTTCCAGCAGCACAACCTGTTCCCGCATCTGACCGTTCTCGAGAACGTCACGGAGGGGCCGCTGCGCGTCCAGAAGCGCCCTCGTGCCGAGGTGCTCGACGAGGCCCATGCCCTCTTGTCACGCGTCGGCCTCGCCGAGAAGAGCGGAGCCTTCCCCGCTGAGCTGTCGGGTGGTCAGCAGCAGAGGGTCGGGATCGTGCGAGCGCTCGCTCTGCGTCCGCAGCTCCTGCTCTTCGACGAGCCCACCTCGGCTCTCGACCCCGAGCTCGTCGGGGAGGTCCTCTCCGTCATGAAGGGACTCGCCGACGAGGGCTGGACGATGGTCGTCGTCACCCACGAGTTGGCCTTCGCCCGCGACGTCGCGGACGAGGTGCTCTTCCTCGACGGCGGGGTCGTCCTCGAGCGCGGCGCGCCCTCCGAGATCTTCACCGCTCCGACGGAGGAACGGACGCGCCGCTTCCTCGAACGCCTCATGCGGCCGTTCTAG
- a CDS encoding amino acid ABC transporter permease — translation MDWDLILSSAGPLAVGAVTGTIPLALASFAIGIVIALLAALARLSGRWWLSGVARFYISVIRGTPLIVQLYVIFFGLPSIGIVIDPWPSAIITLSLNVGGYAAEVIRAAILSIPRGQWEAAYTIGMPRWLALRRIILPQAARVSVPPLSNTFISLVKDTALCSLILVTEMFRVAQQIAAFSNEFLLLYIEAAVFYWLICLVLSAGQDRLERRLERHVA, via the coding sequence ATGGACTGGGACCTCATCCTGTCATCGGCCGGACCACTCGCGGTCGGCGCGGTCACCGGGACGATCCCACTCGCGCTGGCCTCGTTCGCGATCGGTATCGTCATCGCCCTGCTCGCCGCACTCGCTCGGCTGTCCGGCCGTTGGTGGCTGTCGGGAGTGGCTCGGTTCTACATCTCGGTGATCCGCGGTACCCCCCTCATCGTCCAGCTCTACGTCATCTTCTTCGGGCTCCCGTCGATCGGCATCGTGATCGATCCGTGGCCGAGCGCGATCATCACGCTCTCTCTCAATGTGGGCGGGTACGCCGCAGAGGTCATCCGTGCCGCGATCCTCTCCATCCCTCGCGGCCAATGGGAGGCGGCGTACACGATCGGCATGCCACGCTGGCTCGCGCTGCGCCGCATCATCCTGCCGCAGGCCGCCCGCGTCTCGGTGCCACCGCTGTCGAACACGTTCATCAGTCTCGTGAAGGACACGGCTCTCTGCTCGCTCATCCTCGTCACCGAGATGTTCCGTGTGGCGCAGCAGATCGCGGCCTTCTCCAACGAATTCCTCCTCCTGTACATCGAGGCCGCCGTGTTCTACTGGCTCATCTGCCTCGTCCTCTCCGCTGGACAGGACCGGCTCGAACGGAGGCTCGAACGTCATGTCGCCTGA
- a CDS encoding amino acid ABC transporter substrate-binding protein, translated as MSSLTSSPAARTVIAAIAVIGALSVSACSSSGANPGSSASAEADGRTLAEVQDAGVLVVGTEGTYRPFSFHEDGSGDLTGYDIEIITAVADELGVDVEFQETQWDGIFGGLDAGRFDVIANQVSINEERLADYDFSTPYTISPGVLVVAEDNTDITSLEDLSGKSSAQSLTSNWYEVATGYGANVEAVEGWAQAVELLRQGRVDATVNDELTFLDYEQTEGGDTGLKLVDETDDASENAFAFRKGSDDLVDAVDDALEELRSNGTLAEISEKYFGQDVSQ; from the coding sequence ATGTCGTCCCTCACCTCCTCCCCCGCCGCCCGCACCGTCATCGCCGCGATCGCGGTCATCGGTGCGCTCAGCGTGTCCGCGTGCTCGTCATCCGGAGCGAACCCGGGTTCGTCGGCGTCCGCCGAGGCCGACGGGCGGACCCTCGCCGAGGTTCAGGACGCCGGCGTCCTCGTCGTCGGCACAGAGGGTACGTACCGGCCGTTCTCTTTCCACGAGGACGGCTCCGGCGACCTCACGGGCTACGACATCGAGATCATCACCGCCGTCGCGGACGAGCTCGGTGTCGACGTCGAGTTCCAGGAGACCCAGTGGGACGGCATCTTCGGAGGCCTCGACGCTGGCCGCTTCGACGTGATCGCGAACCAGGTGTCGATCAACGAGGAGCGCCTCGCCGACTACGACTTCAGCACGCCGTACACGATCTCCCCCGGCGTCCTCGTCGTCGCGGAGGACAACACCGATATCACCTCCCTGGAAGACCTGTCGGGGAAGTCATCGGCGCAGTCGCTCACGAGCAACTGGTACGAGGTCGCGACGGGCTACGGCGCGAATGTCGAGGCCGTCGAAGGCTGGGCGCAGGCCGTCGAGCTCCTACGTCAGGGTCGCGTCGACGCGACCGTCAACGACGAGCTGACGTTCCTCGACTACGAACAGACCGAAGGCGGCGACACCGGGCTCAAGCTCGTCGACGAGACCGACGACGCATCCGAGAACGCGTTCGCGTTCCGTAAGGGCAGCGACGACCTCGTCGACGCGGTCGACGATGCTCTCGAGGAATTGCGATCGAACGGTACGCTGGCCGAGATCTCGGAGAAGTACTTCGGGCAGGACGTCAGCCAGTAG
- a CDS encoding DUF3145 domain-containing protein, whose translation MVAPAARGMIFIHSSPRALCPHVEWAAGRALGRAVNFSWTDQPVLAGSQRAEFYWDGQQGMGAAIASSLRGWEHLRFEVTEDPGPGADGGRWLHTPDLGIFYAQTDSAGNVVIAEDRIRYAMEVAGADSVELQRELRVALGQAWDDELEAFRHASDDSSVIWLHKVG comes from the coding sequence ATGGTGGCACCAGCTGCACGAGGGATGATCTTCATCCACTCGTCACCGCGCGCGCTCTGCCCACATGTCGAGTGGGCAGCCGGTCGCGCTCTCGGTCGTGCGGTGAACTTCTCGTGGACCGATCAGCCGGTCCTCGCAGGCTCTCAGAGGGCCGAGTTCTACTGGGATGGCCAGCAGGGTATGGGCGCTGCCATCGCGTCCTCTCTGCGTGGCTGGGAGCACTTGCGCTTCGAGGTCACGGAGGATCCGGGCCCCGGCGCGGACGGCGGTCGTTGGCTCCACACGCCCGATCTCGGAATCTTCTACGCGCAGACCGACAGCGCCGGCAACGTCGTCATCGCCGAGGACCGCATCCGTTACGCGATGGAGGTCGCCGGTGCGGACTCCGTCGAACTGCAGCGCGAACTCCGTGTCGCGCTCGGCCAGGCGTGGGACGACGAGCTCGAGGCCTTCCGGCATGCGAGCGATGACTCGTCCGTCATCTGGCTCCACAAGGTCGGCTGA
- a CDS encoding beta-ketoacyl-[acyl-carrier-protein] synthase family protein → MTTKRIVITGIGATSPLGGTATESWTNLLAGASGARSLEQPWVEELSLPITFAAQAAVPAADILQRQETKRLDPSSQFALIAAREAWADAGDVGVDPERLLVDWATGIGGVWTLLDAWDTLRERGPRRVLPMTVPMLMPNGPAAAIGMDLGARGGERTVVSACASSTESIANAYDHLQAGLADVVVAGGSEAAIHPLPIASFAAMQALSKRNDDPSTASRPYDVTRDGFVLGEGAAALVVETLEHAQARGARIYAELLGGAVTSDAYHITAPDPEGSAAARAMRAAVENSGYGLDQVAHINAHATSTPVGDIAEYNALKRVFGDRLGEIPVTATKASTGHLLGGAGAIEALFVVKTLHEALIPPTINLNEPDPEIPLDVVTEPRALGDGEHIAISNSFGFGGHNAVAAFRTFAG, encoded by the coding sequence ATGACCACCAAGAGAATCGTCATCACCGGCATCGGCGCCACGTCGCCCCTCGGAGGCACGGCCACGGAGTCGTGGACCAACCTCCTCGCAGGAGCATCAGGCGCTCGGAGCCTCGAACAGCCATGGGTCGAGGAGCTCTCCCTCCCCATCACCTTCGCCGCGCAGGCCGCCGTGCCCGCGGCAGACATCCTGCAGCGCCAGGAGACGAAGCGGCTCGACCCCTCCAGCCAGTTCGCCCTCATCGCCGCCCGTGAGGCGTGGGCAGACGCCGGAGACGTCGGAGTGGACCCCGAGAGACTCCTCGTCGATTGGGCCACCGGCATCGGCGGCGTCTGGACGCTTCTCGACGCGTGGGACACCCTCCGCGAGCGCGGCCCGCGGCGCGTCCTCCCGATGACCGTCCCCATGCTCATGCCCAACGGCCCGGCAGCGGCCATCGGCATGGATCTGGGTGCACGCGGCGGTGAGCGGACGGTCGTCTCGGCGTGTGCATCGAGCACGGAGTCGATCGCGAACGCATACGACCACCTTCAGGCCGGTCTTGCCGACGTCGTCGTCGCGGGCGGCTCCGAGGCAGCGATCCACCCGCTGCCGATCGCCTCGTTCGCCGCGATGCAGGCTCTCTCGAAGCGCAACGACGACCCGTCGACGGCCTCCCGGCCGTACGACGTCACGCGTGACGGGTTCGTCCTCGGAGAAGGCGCTGCGGCACTCGTCGTCGAGACTCTCGAGCACGCCCAGGCCCGTGGTGCCCGCATCTACGCCGAGCTGCTCGGTGGAGCCGTGACGAGCGACGCGTACCACATCACCGCCCCAGACCCCGAGGGCTCGGCGGCGGCGCGCGCCATGCGAGCAGCTGTCGAGAACAGCGGGTACGGCCTGGACCAGGTGGCCCACATCAACGCACACGCCACCTCCACTCCGGTCGGCGACATCGCGGAGTACAACGCGCTCAAGCGCGTCTTCGGGGATCGTCTCGGCGAGATCCCGGTGACGGCCACCAAGGCGTCGACCGGTCACCTCCTCGGCGGTGCCGGCGCGATCGAGGCGCTCTTCGTCGTGAAGACGCTGCACGAGGCGCTCATCCCGCCGACGATCAACCTGAACGAGCCCGATCCGGAGATTCCGCTCGATGTCGTCACGGAACCCCGCGCACTGGGTGACGGTGAGCACATCGCGATCAGCAACTCGTTCGGCTTCGGCGGCCACAACGCCGTTGCCGCGTTCCGCACCTTCGCCGGCTGA
- a CDS encoding acyl carrier protein, translating into MALSTEEVLAGLAELVNDETGIATDTVELDKSFTDDLDIDSISMMTIVVNAEEKFDVKIPDEEVKNLKTVGDAVDFIVKAQG; encoded by the coding sequence ATGGCACTGTCCACCGAAGAAGTCCTCGCCGGCCTGGCCGAGCTCGTCAACGACGAGACCGGTATCGCCACCGACACCGTCGAGCTGGACAAGTCGTTCACCGACGACCTGGACATCGACTCCATCTCGATGATGACGATCGTCGTCAACGCCGAGGAGAAGTTCGACGTGAAGATCCCGGACGAGGAAGTCAAGAACCTCAAGACGGTCGGAGACGCCGTCGACTTCATCGTCAAGGCGCAGGGCTGA
- a CDS encoding beta-ketoacyl-ACP synthase III yields MTRPELRQSTGPRYTRILALGAARGDRIVPNDDLIEPINSSDEWIRQRTGIITRTRASEGVSAVDLATTAAKEAIERSGVDPAEIDVVLVATISNIMQSPSISAVVADRVGANPAAAYDLNAACAGYAYAVAQADALIRAGSARNALVIGAEKLSDIVDPTDRSISFLLGDGAGAAVIGPSDYPGISGTVWGSDGSKADAVSMNGTLVDFRDGKAVWPTLRQEGQTVFRWAVWEMAKVAQQAIDEAGITADDLAAFIPHQANMRIIDEFAKQLKLPEHVAIARDIATTGNTSAASIPLATHRLLEENPELSGGLALQIGFGAGLVFGAQVVVLP; encoded by the coding sequence ATGACACGCCCAGAACTCCGTCAGTCGACGGGGCCCCGCTACACCCGTATCCTCGCCCTCGGTGCCGCCCGCGGTGACCGGATCGTGCCGAACGACGACCTCATCGAGCCCATCAACTCCTCGGACGAGTGGATCAGGCAGCGCACGGGGATCATCACACGGACCCGAGCCTCCGAGGGAGTCTCTGCCGTCGACCTCGCCACGACCGCGGCGAAGGAAGCCATCGAGCGCTCGGGAGTCGACCCGGCAGAGATCGACGTCGTCCTCGTGGCCACGATCAGCAACATCATGCAGTCGCCATCGATCTCGGCCGTCGTCGCCGATCGCGTCGGAGCGAACCCTGCGGCGGCGTACGACCTCAACGCCGCGTGTGCCGGCTACGCCTACGCGGTCGCTCAGGCCGACGCCCTCATCCGCGCGGGCAGCGCACGCAACGCGCTCGTGATCGGCGCCGAGAAGCTCTCCGACATCGTCGACCCGACGGACCGGAGCATCTCGTTCCTCCTCGGCGACGGCGCTGGCGCCGCAGTCATCGGCCCGAGCGACTACCCCGGCATCTCGGGAACGGTCTGGGGATCCGACGGCTCGAAGGCCGACGCCGTGAGCATGAACGGCACCCTCGTCGACTTCCGCGATGGGAAGGCCGTCTGGCCGACCCTCCGGCAGGAGGGCCAGACCGTCTTCCGATGGGCCGTCTGGGAGATGGCGAAGGTCGCTCAGCAGGCCATCGACGAGGCCGGCATCACGGCGGACGACCTCGCCGCGTTCATCCCCCACCAGGCGAACATGCGCATCATCGATGAGTTCGCGAAGCAGCTGAAGCTCCCCGAGCATGTCGCGATCGCTCGCGACATCGCGACGACCGGCAACACCTCCGCTGCGTCCATCCCGCTCGCGACGCACCGACTGCTCGAGGAGAACCCCGAGCTGAGCGGCGGACTCGCCCTCCAGATCGGCTTCGGAGCCGGCCTCGTCTTCGGCGCACAGGTCGTCGTCCTCCCCTAG
- a CDS encoding ACP S-malonyltransferase, with protein sequence MIILACPGQGSQTPGFLSPWLDLDGVPELLAGFSDAAGIDIVQHGTVSDADTIRDTAIAQPLIVAAGLVAAHALSARGVMAGIGGVAGHSVGEFTAAAVSGVVDDETALRLVRVRALAMAHAASVESTGMSAVLGGDPAEVVAAAESAGLSAANYNGGGQIVVAGRRDDLATFASAPPTGTRVIALQVAGAFHTRFMEDARAELASAVAGAEAHDPTLPLWTNNDGSRVEHGTRFLDLLVTQVASPVRWDACMNAFADAGATGLIEVAPAGALTGLARRGLKGLPTVAIKTPDDLQAAADLVAA encoded by the coding sequence GTGATCATCCTCGCGTGCCCTGGTCAGGGCTCACAGACTCCCGGATTCCTCAGCCCCTGGCTCGACCTCGACGGTGTGCCAGAACTCCTCGCGGGCTTCTCCGATGCCGCGGGGATCGACATCGTCCAGCATGGCACCGTCTCCGACGCCGACACGATCCGTGACACGGCGATCGCCCAGCCCCTCATCGTGGCGGCCGGACTCGTGGCGGCACACGCGCTGTCGGCTCGGGGTGTCATGGCCGGAATCGGCGGCGTCGCCGGCCACTCCGTCGGCGAATTCACCGCGGCAGCCGTCTCGGGTGTCGTCGACGACGAGACCGCTCTGCGTCTCGTGCGGGTGCGCGCCCTCGCCATGGCGCACGCGGCCTCCGTCGAGTCGACGGGCATGAGCGCCGTTCTCGGCGGGGATCCGGCGGAGGTCGTCGCCGCGGCCGAATCCGCCGGTCTCTCCGCCGCCAACTACAACGGTGGAGGCCAGATCGTGGTCGCCGGACGGAGGGACGACCTCGCGACCTTCGCGTCGGCACCCCCCACGGGCACGCGGGTCATCGCCTTGCAGGTCGCCGGAGCATTCCACACCCGCTTCATGGAGGACGCACGTGCGGAACTCGCCTCCGCCGTCGCCGGTGCGGAGGCGCACGACCCCACCCTTCCCCTCTGGACGAACAACGACGGTTCCCGCGTCGAGCACGGCACGCGATTCCTCGACCTCCTCGTGACCCAGGTCGCCTCCCCCGTCCGCTGGGACGCCTGCATGAACGCATTCGCCGACGCCGGAGCCACGGGGCTCATCGAGGTCGCCCCGGCCGGAGCCCTCACCGGACTCGCCCGACGCGGCCTCAAGGGCCTCCCGACCGTCGCCATCAAGACGCCCGACGACCTCCAGGCCGCCGCGGATCTCGTCGCCGCCTGA
- a CDS encoding PucR family transcriptional regulator gives MARTKPETLAWLRRISGELATVTLGRLEDTLPWYADMPPGRRSAVGLVAQAGISSFIAWYDDPRATPWIAADVFGAAPRELLRSVSLQQTLQLIRVTVEVVEERVAGRGEDLREAILLYSREIAFAAADVYARAAEARGLWDARLEALVVDSILTGETDDELPSRIAALGWHGHGEVAVLVGTTPPSLDVDQLRRTARHMLADVLIGVQGKRLVLVIGRAEPRSEEGDEGSNPQPLSFLEIASGLEPGFGPGHLVLGHEVASLVDASRSARAALAGFAVARSWRHAPRPVSADDLLPERALAGDPLARTTLVERIYRPLMAHSPELATTLWSYLDSGRSLEATARELFVHPNTVRYRLKRVSDVIGWDATGARESLILQSALILGSISEQETRPPRRAR, from the coding sequence GTGGCCAGGACCAAACCGGAGACCCTCGCGTGGCTGCGCAGGATCTCGGGTGAACTCGCGACGGTGACACTCGGTCGCCTCGAGGACACCCTGCCCTGGTACGCGGACATGCCGCCTGGGCGACGATCGGCCGTTGGCCTCGTCGCCCAGGCGGGCATCAGCTCCTTCATCGCGTGGTACGACGACCCGCGGGCCACACCGTGGATCGCTGCGGACGTCTTCGGAGCAGCGCCGCGCGAGTTGCTTCGCTCCGTGAGCCTCCAGCAGACACTGCAGCTGATCCGTGTGACCGTCGAGGTCGTCGAAGAGCGGGTCGCCGGTCGTGGCGAAGACCTGCGAGAGGCGATCCTGCTCTACTCTCGCGAGATCGCCTTCGCGGCCGCCGACGTCTATGCGCGTGCTGCGGAAGCGCGCGGGCTGTGGGACGCGCGGCTCGAGGCGCTCGTCGTCGACTCGATCCTCACCGGCGAGACCGACGACGAACTCCCGAGCAGGATCGCAGCCCTCGGGTGGCACGGCCATGGTGAGGTCGCCGTGCTCGTGGGAACGACGCCGCCGTCCCTCGATGTCGATCAGCTCAGACGGACGGCGCGCCACATGCTCGCCGACGTCCTCATCGGCGTCCAGGGCAAGCGCCTCGTCCTCGTCATCGGGCGAGCCGAACCCCGATCGGAAGAGGGCGACGAGGGCTCGAATCCACAACCGCTGTCGTTCCTCGAGATCGCGTCGGGCCTCGAGCCCGGCTTCGGGCCGGGGCACCTCGTACTCGGACACGAGGTCGCCAGCCTCGTCGACGCGTCCCGTAGCGCGCGGGCGGCACTCGCCGGTTTCGCCGTCGCGCGGTCGTGGCGCCACGCACCGCGTCCCGTGTCGGCGGACGACCTCCTCCCGGAGCGGGCGCTCGCGGGGGATCCTCTGGCCCGGACGACGCTCGTCGAACGCATCTACCGTCCCCTCATGGCCCACTCCCCCGAACTCGCCACCACGCTGTGGAGCTATCTCGACAGCGGCCGGTCGCTCGAGGCGACGGCTCGAGAGCTCTTCGTGCATCCGAACACCGTCCGCTATCGGCTCAAACGCGTATCCGACGTGATCGGCTGGGACGCTACCGGCGCGCGCGAGTCGCTCATCCTGCAGTCTGCGCTCATTCTCGGTTCCATCTCTGAGCAGGAGACGCGTCCACCCCGGAGAGCCCGGTGA
- the aceE gene encoding pyruvate dehydrogenase (acetyl-transferring), homodimeric type — protein MTVHDQDPYSVGHSDSDPEETAEWQESLAALVEARGSGRAREIMLSLLKQSKELHLGVPMVPTTDYINTIAPENEAEFPGNEELERKYRAWIRWNAAITVHRAQRPGIGVGGHISTYASSAALYEVGFNHFFRGQDHAGGGDQIFIQGHASPGTYARAYLEGRLSTDQLDGFRQEKSHQAGGLSSYPHPRLMPSFWQFPTVSMGLGPINAIYQAHANKYLTNRGIKDASDQQVWAFLGDGEMDEVESRGQLQVAANEGLDNLNFVINCNLQRLDGPVRGNGKIIQELESFFRGAGWNVIKVVWGREWDDLLSRDTEGALLNIMNQTPDGDYQTYKAESGAFIREHFFGKDERALKLVEDYSDDQIWNLKRGGHDYRKVYAAFKAAAEHKGQPTVILAKTVKGYGLGPSFEGRNATHQMKKMTLDNLKTFRDAMHIPITDEKLEENPYLPPYFHPGEDDEAIQYLHERRRALGGYLPERRSKYTQLNLPDDSAYAISKKGSGTQEIATTMAFVRLLKDLLRSKDFGHRIVPIIPDEARTFGMDAFFPSAKIYNPNGQHYTSVDRELLLAYKESPQGQIVHVGINEAGALAAFTNIGTTYSTQGEALIPVYVFYSMFGFQRTGDALWAAGDQMARGFVIGATAGRTTLTGEGLQHADGHSPLLASTNPAVVSYDPAYGYEIGHIVRAGLERMYGGDHSDPNVMYYLTVYNEPIVQPAEPENVDVDGIVRGIHKVKTSEQDGPKAQIFASGVSVPWAIEAQHLLAEDWGVSADVWSVTSWSELRRDGLAADEHNFLYPDDEKRVPYLQTKLEGAEGPVVAVTDYMHAVADQVRQFVPNDFATLGADGFGFSDTRAAARRFFKIDGPSVVVKVLERLVAQGVVDASLPSQAIDRYNLHDVTAGTTGNAGGES, from the coding sequence GTGACTGTTCACGATCAGGACCCGTACTCGGTAGGCCACAGCGATTCCGATCCGGAAGAGACGGCCGAATGGCAGGAGTCGCTCGCAGCGCTCGTCGAGGCCCGCGGCAGCGGACGCGCTCGCGAGATCATGCTGAGCCTGCTGAAGCAGTCGAAGGAGCTCCACCTCGGTGTTCCGATGGTGCCCACCACCGACTACATCAACACCATCGCCCCCGAGAACGAGGCGGAGTTCCCCGGCAACGAGGAGCTCGAGCGCAAGTACCGCGCCTGGATCCGTTGGAACGCGGCGATCACGGTGCACCGTGCGCAGCGGCCAGGGATCGGTGTCGGCGGACACATCTCCACGTACGCGTCCTCCGCGGCGCTCTACGAGGTGGGCTTCAACCACTTCTTCCGCGGCCAGGACCACGCAGGCGGTGGAGACCAGATCTTCATCCAGGGCCACGCCTCCCCCGGTACCTATGCTCGCGCCTACCTCGAGGGCCGTCTCTCGACGGACCAGCTCGACGGCTTCCGACAGGAGAAGTCGCACCAGGCCGGAGGACTCTCGTCCTACCCGCACCCGCGACTCATGCCGTCGTTCTGGCAGTTCCCCACCGTGTCGATGGGCCTCGGGCCGATCAACGCCATCTACCAGGCGCACGCCAACAAGTACCTCACCAACCGCGGCATCAAGGACGCGTCGGACCAGCAGGTCTGGGCGTTCCTCGGTGACGGCGAGATGGACGAGGTCGAGAGCCGTGGTCAGCTCCAGGTGGCGGCGAACGAAGGCCTCGACAACCTCAACTTCGTCATCAACTGCAACCTGCAGCGTCTCGACGGCCCGGTCCGCGGAAACGGCAAGATCATCCAGGAGCTCGAGAGCTTCTTCCGCGGGGCCGGCTGGAACGTCATCAAGGTCGTGTGGGGCCGCGAGTGGGACGACCTGCTCTCCCGCGACACCGAGGGCGCGCTCCTCAACATCATGAACCAGACGCCCGACGGCGACTACCAGACTTACAAGGCCGAGAGCGGCGCGTTCATCCGCGAGCACTTCTTCGGGAAGGACGAGCGCGCTCTCAAGCTCGTCGAGGACTACTCGGACGACCAGATCTGGAACCTCAAGCGCGGCGGACACGACTACCGCAAGGTGTACGCGGCCTTCAAGGCTGCGGCCGAGCACAAGGGCCAGCCCACGGTCATCCTGGCGAAGACGGTCAAGGGCTACGGCCTCGGCCCGAGCTTCGAGGGACGCAACGCGACCCACCAGATGAAGAAGATGACGCTCGACAACCTCAAGACCTTCCGCGACGCGATGCACATTCCCATCACGGACGAGAAGCTCGAGGAGAACCCGTACCTGCCGCCGTACTTCCACCCGGGAGAGGACGACGAGGCGATCCAGTACCTGCACGAGCGCCGCCGCGCGCTCGGCGGCTACCTGCCGGAGCGCCGCAGCAAGTACACGCAGCTCAACCTGCCGGACGACTCCGCGTACGCCATCAGCAAGAAGGGCTCTGGCACGCAGGAGATCGCCACCACCATGGCGTTCGTCCGGCTGCTCAAGGACCTGCTGCGATCGAAGGACTTCGGTCACCGCATCGTCCCGATCATCCCCGACGAGGCGCGCACGTTCGGAATGGACGCGTTCTTCCCGTCCGCGAAGATCTACAACCCGAACGGCCAGCACTACACCTCGGTCGACCGCGAGCTCCTCCTGGCGTACAAGGAGAGCCCTCAGGGGCAGATCGTGCACGTCGGAATCAACGAGGCCGGCGCACTCGCGGCGTTCACGAACATCGGAACGACGTACTCCACGCAGGGTGAGGCCCTCATCCCGGTGTACGTCTTCTACTCGATGTTCGGCTTCCAGCGCACAGGCGACGCCCTGTGGGCGGCCGGCGACCAGATGGCGCGCGGTTTCGTCATCGGTGCGACCGCCGGGCGCACGACTCTCACGGGCGAAGGCCTCCAGCACGCCGACGGGCACTCGCCACTCCTCGCGTCGACGAACCCGGCCGTCGTGAGCTACGACCCGGCCTACGGCTACGAGATCGGGCACATCGTGCGCGCCGGCCTCGAGCGCATGTACGGCGGGGACCACTCCGATCCGAACGTCATGTACTACCTCACGGTGTACAACGAGCCGATCGTGCAGCCGGCCGAGCCGGAGAACGTGGACGTCGACGGCATCGTCCGCGGAATCCACAAGGTGAAGACGTCGGAGCAGGACGGTCCGAAGGCGCAGATCTTCGCGTCGGGCGTCTCCGTGCCGTGGGCCATCGAGGCCCAGCACCTCCTCGCGGAGGACTGGGGCGTGTCGGCCGACGTCTGGTCGGTCACCTCGTGGTCGGAGCTGCGCCGAGACGGCCTCGCGGCCGACGAGCACAACTTCCTCTACCCGGACGACGAGAAGCGGGTTCCGTACCTGCAGACCAAGCTCGAGGGCGCGGAAGGCCCCGTCGTCGCCGTCACGGACTACATGCACGCGGTCGCCGACCAGGTGCGTCAGTTCGTTCCGAACGACTTCGCGACCCTGGGTGCCGACGGCTTCGGCTTCTCCGACACCCGCGCGGCCGCTCGTCGCTTCTTCAAGATCGACGGCCCGTCCGTCGTCGTGAAGGTGCTCGAGCGTCTCGTGGCCCAGGGTGTCGTGGACGCTTCCCTGCCGTCGCAGGCGATCGACCGCTACAACCTCCACGACGTCACGGCTGGCACCACCGGCAACGCCGGCGGCGAGTCCTGA
- a CDS encoding peroxiredoxin: protein MALENDTRAPDFELLDQYGESVRLSSFRGKKPVAVVFVPLAFSGICTNEMCALSENLAMFADAGVELLAISVDSTFSLRAWGEKEKFPFRLLADFWPHGQVAKEYGVFLPERGQANRATFLIDVDGIIRASFITAPGEARDIAAYRTALDEMRRIPV from the coding sequence ATGGCACTCGAGAACGACACGAGGGCACCTGACTTCGAGCTCCTCGACCAGTACGGCGAATCCGTCCGTCTCTCGTCGTTCCGCGGGAAGAAGCCCGTCGCCGTGGTCTTCGTTCCTCTCGCATTCTCGGGAATCTGCACGAACGAGATGTGCGCCCTGAGCGAGAACCTCGCGATGTTCGCGGATGCCGGCGTCGAACTCCTGGCGATCTCCGTCGACTCGACCTTCTCACTCCGCGCGTGGGGGGAGAAGGAGAAGTTCCCGTTCCGCCTCCTCGCCGACTTCTGGCCGCACGGTCAGGTCGCCAAGGAGTACGGCGTGTTCCTCCCGGAGCGCGGTCAGGCGAATCGGGCGACGTTCCTCATCGACGTCGACGGCATCATCCGCGCGAGCTTCATCACCGCGCCGGGCGAGGCGCGCGACATCGCTGCATACCGCACGGCCCTCGACGAGATGCGCCGCATCCCCGTCTGA